One genomic region from Cellulomonas fengjieae encodes:
- a CDS encoding DUF4032 domain-containing protein, producing MSPTSQRLRITAASPDPALLDLPWDVPLEEWPAETLAALPRGISRHIVRFAKMSGRVIAVKEIGETVAYREYELLRQLRRLDVPSVEPVGVITGRRSPDGEPLEAVLITQHLQFSLPYRALFNQSLRPDTATRLIDALAVLLVRLHLVGFYWGDVSLSNTLFRRDAETFAAYLVDAETGDLHDKLSDGQRGYDLEVARVNIIGELMDLQAGEFLEEDVDAVAIGDALAERYGELWRALTESESFTFGDRWRVQARIDRLNDLGFDVGELNITTDVDGTSVRIQPMVVDAGHHSRRLMRLTGLDVQENQARRLLNDLDEYRAATDRQREDESFVAHDWLTDIFEPAVRAVPRELRGKLEPAQIYHELLDHRWFLSEQEGRDVPMQQAVKSYVKNILPSRPDERAVLGVQAGEIPENDGPGARDGADDEIDGDQLIG from the coding sequence GCCACATCGTGCGCTTCGCCAAGATGTCCGGGCGGGTCATCGCGGTCAAGGAGATCGGCGAGACGGTCGCCTACCGCGAGTACGAGCTGCTGCGGCAGCTGCGCCGGCTCGACGTGCCGAGCGTGGAGCCGGTCGGGGTCATCACGGGGCGCCGCTCCCCCGACGGCGAGCCGCTCGAGGCCGTGCTGATCACCCAGCACCTGCAGTTCTCGCTGCCCTACCGGGCGCTGTTCAACCAGTCGCTGCGCCCCGACACGGCCACCCGTCTCATCGACGCCCTCGCGGTGCTCCTGGTCCGTCTGCACCTGGTCGGCTTCTACTGGGGTGACGTGTCGCTGTCCAACACCCTGTTCCGCCGGGACGCCGAGACGTTCGCCGCGTACCTGGTCGACGCCGAGACGGGCGACCTGCACGACAAGCTGTCCGACGGTCAGCGCGGCTACGACCTCGAGGTTGCGCGCGTGAACATCATCGGCGAGCTCATGGACCTGCAGGCAGGCGAGTTCCTCGAGGAGGACGTCGACGCCGTGGCCATCGGGGACGCCCTGGCCGAGCGGTACGGCGAGCTGTGGCGCGCCCTGACGGAGTCCGAGTCGTTCACGTTCGGGGACCGCTGGCGCGTGCAGGCCCGCATCGACCGCCTCAACGACCTCGGCTTCGACGTGGGCGAGCTCAACATCACCACGGACGTCGACGGGACCAGCGTGCGGATCCAGCCGATGGTCGTCGATGCCGGGCACCACTCCCGCCGCCTCATGCGGCTCACGGGGCTCGACGTGCAGGAGAACCAGGCGCGCCGGCTGCTCAACGACCTCGACGAGTACCGGGCGGCCACCGACCGGCAGCGCGAGGACGAGTCGTTCGTCGCGCACGACTGGCTCACCGACATCTTCGAGCCGGCCGTCCGCGCCGTCCCGCGGGAGCTGCGCGGCAAGCTCGAGCCCGCGCAGATCTACCACGAGCTGCTGGACCACCGCTGGTTCCTGTCGGAGCAGGAGGGCCGCGACGTGCCCATGCAGCAGGCCGTGAAGAGCTACGTGAAGAACATCCTGCCGTCCCGCCCGGACGAGCGGGCGGTCCTCGGCGTGCAGGCCGGCGAGATCCCGGAGAACGACGGCCCGGGGGCCCGGGACGGTGCCGACGACGAGATCGACGGCGACCAGCTCATCGGCTAG
- a CDS encoding alanine racemase encodes MTRTLGERLDQATRGLAAPLAVLDADALDANAADLVRRAAGTPIRVASKSVRVRGVLERVLELPGFAGVMGYSVREALWLVGQGFDDVLVGYPSVDTGALDALAADPVAAAAVTLMVDDLSQVELAARAARGHGTTLRLCLDVDASLRLRLGPVTAHLGVRRSPVHSAVDAARLASAVADRPGVDVVGVMFYEAQVAGLPDSSPAVRAVKRLSIRDLAVRRAAVVTAVQDAVGHELSLINSGGSGSVGTSAADPVVTEVTAGSGLFVPTLFDAYRSFTPRPAAFFGLDVVRVPGPGFATVFGGGYIASGPATTSRQPRPVWPSGLALTGREGAGEVQTPLRLSGGADLRVGDRVWFRHAKSGEVMERFEQVHLVRGTTIEATFPTYRGEHQTFG; translated from the coding sequence GTGACGCGCACCCTGGGTGAGCGCCTCGACCAGGCGACACGGGGCCTGGCTGCGCCGCTGGCCGTCCTGGACGCCGACGCCCTGGACGCCAACGCCGCCGACCTCGTGCGGCGCGCCGCCGGCACGCCGATCCGGGTCGCCAGCAAGTCCGTCCGCGTGCGCGGCGTCCTCGAGCGGGTGCTGGAGCTGCCGGGGTTCGCCGGGGTGATGGGGTACTCGGTGCGCGAGGCGCTCTGGCTCGTCGGTCAGGGGTTCGACGACGTCCTCGTGGGCTACCCGAGCGTCGACACCGGCGCGCTGGACGCGCTCGCCGCGGACCCCGTCGCCGCCGCCGCGGTGACGCTGATGGTCGACGACCTGTCCCAGGTGGAGTTGGCCGCGCGCGCCGCCCGGGGCCACGGCACGACGCTGCGGCTGTGCCTCGACGTCGACGCGTCCCTGAGGCTGCGGCTCGGTCCGGTGACCGCGCACCTGGGTGTGCGGCGCTCGCCGGTCCACTCGGCCGTCGACGCCGCGCGGCTCGCCTCGGCGGTCGCCGACCGGCCCGGCGTCGACGTGGTCGGCGTCATGTTCTACGAGGCCCAGGTGGCGGGGCTGCCCGACTCGTCACCGGCCGTGCGGGCGGTCAAGCGACTCTCCATCCGAGACCTGGCCGTCCGCCGCGCCGCGGTGGTGACCGCCGTACAGGACGCGGTGGGCCACGAGCTGTCGCTGATCAACTCCGGGGGCTCCGGCTCGGTGGGCACGAGCGCTGCCGACCCCGTGGTCACCGAGGTCACCGCGGGCTCCGGACTGTTCGTCCCCACGCTGTTCGACGCGTACCGCTCCTTCACGCCCCGGCCGGCCGCGTTCTTCGGGCTCGACGTCGTGCGCGTCCCCGGCCCCGGGTTCGCGACCGTCTTCGGCGGCGGGTACATCGCCTCCGGTCCGGCCACCACGTCTCGTCAGCCGAGGCCGGTGTGGCCGTCCGGGTTGGCGCTGACGGGCCGCGAGGGTGCCGGGGAGGTGCAGACGCCGCTGCGGCTGTCCGGTGGAGCGGACCTGCGCGTCGGGGACCGGGTCTGGTTCCGGCACGCCAAGTCGGGCGAGGTCATGGAGCGCTTCGAGCAGGTGCACCTGGTCCGCGGCACCACGATCGAGGCCACGTTCCCCACCTACCGCGGCGAGCACCAGACCTTCGGCTGA
- a CDS encoding TetR/AcrR family transcriptional regulator, producing the protein MNRLPVAERREQLIEAALAVASRDGIDAATVRAIAAEAGVSLGVVHYCFQDKDELLRAMAHAITTANLERSLGEALAEAQTAESVIERALDALWTGIRESRGPQLLSYELTTSSLRHPELNQVAIEQYRGQWAAAEHVLELVERSAQVSWSVPRGALARTVVAMIDGYSLAWLVDGDSEAALSGLQRIGRYLATVTVPAPVADTAATPA; encoded by the coding sequence ATGAACCGTTTGCCTGTGGCCGAGAGGCGCGAGCAGCTCATCGAGGCTGCGCTCGCCGTCGCAAGCAGGGACGGCATCGACGCCGCCACCGTGCGTGCCATCGCCGCCGAGGCGGGGGTCTCGCTCGGGGTCGTGCACTACTGCTTCCAGGACAAGGACGAGCTGCTGCGCGCGATGGCCCACGCCATCACGACCGCCAACCTGGAACGCAGCCTGGGCGAGGCGCTCGCCGAAGCCCAGACCGCCGAGTCGGTGATCGAGCGCGCCCTGGACGCCCTCTGGACCGGGATCCGCGAGTCGCGCGGCCCGCAGCTGCTCAGCTACGAGCTGACCACGTCCTCGCTGCGCCACCCCGAGCTCAACCAGGTCGCCATCGAGCAGTACCGGGGCCAGTGGGCGGCCGCCGAGCACGTGCTGGAGCTCGTCGAGCGGTCGGCGCAGGTCAGCTGGTCCGTACCCCGCGGTGCCCTCGCACGGACCGTCGTCGCCATGATCGACGGCTACTCGCTGGCCTGGCTCGTGGACGGTGACAGCGAGGCGGCGCTGTCGGGCCTGCAGCGGATCGGTCGGTACCTGGCCACGGTCACGGTGCCGGCCCCGGTGGCGGACACCGCCGCGACCCCCGCGTGA
- a CDS encoding MFS transporter: MTATLSETARRARVAASSGFAAQGFVYATLLTNLNRFKDRYGVDDGQITLVVLGVCVMAALGTLVADRVARTESGSRAVLGVGLLVIAAAVVVASVAPGFGVLVAGFLVFGVGMGMVDAGTNMQAVAIQHEYGRSLLTGFYASWSVGGIIGAVLVAVTAGRVPDEPVAVATLTGALVAGAASVLVLASGWRGATVAVRADGVARPDEALAFPAADGSKPLVPWGAVVLLGLGVVAFYVADTAISTWSTIYLDDVMLASASFAPLGYAAYLTTTLGSRLAGDPLVRRWGRVVVLRGGALVGAAGLVLVVAAPGQWAALAGFAVAGAGLGVIAPLCFSAAGDVAPGHADAVVARLNVFNYVGAVLGGVLVGAIGSTSSLGLGFIVPIVLVVAVAVLAGRFGVARRVGTPATAGSGAGG; this comes from the coding sequence GTGACCGCGACCCTGTCCGAGACGGCCCGACGGGCGCGCGTCGCGGCGTCGAGCGGGTTCGCCGCCCAGGGCTTCGTGTACGCCACGCTGCTGACCAACCTCAACAGGTTCAAGGACCGGTACGGCGTCGACGACGGGCAGATCACGCTCGTGGTCCTCGGCGTCTGCGTCATGGCGGCGCTCGGCACCCTGGTGGCCGACCGGGTGGCACGGACCGAGAGCGGGAGCCGCGCCGTGCTCGGTGTGGGGCTGCTCGTCATCGCGGCGGCGGTCGTCGTCGCCTCCGTCGCGCCGGGCTTCGGCGTGCTGGTGGCCGGGTTCCTGGTCTTCGGCGTCGGCATGGGCATGGTGGACGCGGGCACGAACATGCAGGCCGTGGCCATCCAGCACGAGTACGGGCGGTCGCTGCTCACCGGGTTCTACGCGTCGTGGTCGGTGGGCGGCATCATCGGCGCCGTGCTCGTCGCGGTCACCGCCGGTCGGGTGCCCGACGAGCCCGTCGCGGTGGCCACCCTGACCGGCGCGCTCGTCGCGGGCGCCGCGTCCGTGCTCGTCCTGGCTTCCGGATGGCGGGGCGCGACCGTCGCGGTGCGCGCGGACGGCGTCGCCAGGCCTGACGAGGCCCTCGCCTTCCCCGCCGCGGACGGGAGCAAGCCCCTGGTCCCGTGGGGAGCCGTGGTCCTGCTCGGGCTCGGCGTGGTCGCGTTCTACGTCGCCGACACCGCGATCTCCACGTGGAGCACGATCTACCTCGACGACGTCATGCTCGCCTCCGCATCCTTCGCGCCCCTCGGCTACGCCGCGTACCTCACCACCACGCTCGGCTCCCGGCTCGCCGGGGACCCGCTGGTGCGCCGGTGGGGACGGGTCGTCGTCCTGCGCGGTGGCGCGCTCGTCGGTGCCGCCGGGCTGGTGCTCGTCGTCGCGGCGCCGGGACAGTGGGCCGCGCTCGCCGGCTTCGCGGTGGCCGGTGCGGGCCTCGGTGTCATCGCGCCGCTGTGCTTCTCCGCGGCGGGCGACGTCGCTCCGGGGCACGCGGACGCGGTGGTCGCGCGGCTCAACGTCTTCAACTATGTGGGCGCGGTGCTCGGTGGCGTGCTCGTGGGCGCGATCGGCAGCACGTCGTCGCTCGGGCTCGGGTTCATCGTCCCGATCGTCCTCGTGGTGGCCGTGGCGGTCCTGGCCGGCCGGTTCGGTGTGGCGCGACGGGTCGGGACGCCCGCGACGGCCGGCTCAGGAGCAGGTGGGTGA
- the rlmB gene encoding 23S rRNA (guanosine(2251)-2'-O)-methyltransferase RlmB, with the protein MAGNSERRGAVRKGASKKVASAGTGGKNRRALEGRGPTPKAEDREYHPAHKAKLAAERRAVAGTRGTSGRQSAGASRSAGGAKGGRKSSTHEIVSGRNSVVEAIRAGIPVSTVYIASRLEADDRTREIISAAGNSNYPLLEVSRAELDRLTDGSVHQGVAIQVPPYEYADDDDLLDAAAESDRPALIVALDGVTDPRNLGAVLRSAGAFGAHGVLVPERRAAGVTASAWKVSAGAAARVPVARVTNLVRTLQGLKAAGVFVVGLDGGGDVSITDLPYANDPLVLVVGSEGKGLSRLVREQCDAIASIPIASAVESLNAGVAAGIALFEVARQRSS; encoded by the coding sequence ATGGCCGGAAACTCTGAGCGCCGCGGAGCCGTCCGCAAGGGCGCGTCCAAGAAGGTTGCCAGCGCGGGCACGGGTGGCAAGAACCGTCGGGCCCTCGAGGGCAGGGGGCCGACGCCCAAGGCGGAGGACCGCGAGTACCACCCCGCGCACAAGGCGAAGCTCGCTGCCGAGCGGCGCGCGGTCGCAGGCACCCGCGGCACGTCGGGACGCCAGTCGGCCGGCGCGAGCCGGAGCGCGGGCGGCGCCAAGGGCGGCCGCAAGAGCTCGACGCACGAGATCGTCTCCGGCCGGAACTCCGTGGTCGAGGCGATCCGCGCGGGCATCCCCGTGTCCACGGTCTACATCGCCTCGCGGCTGGAGGCCGACGACCGCACGCGCGAGATCATCAGCGCCGCGGGGAACTCGAACTACCCGCTGCTCGAGGTGAGCCGCGCGGAGCTCGACCGGCTGACCGACGGCTCCGTCCACCAGGGCGTGGCCATCCAGGTGCCGCCGTACGAGTACGCGGACGACGACGACCTGCTGGACGCGGCCGCGGAGTCCGACCGCCCGGCGCTCATCGTCGCGCTCGACGGCGTCACCGACCCGCGCAACCTCGGGGCCGTGCTCCGGTCGGCGGGCGCGTTCGGTGCGCACGGCGTGCTGGTGCCCGAGCGCCGCGCGGCCGGCGTGACCGCGTCGGCGTGGAAGGTCTCCGCGGGTGCCGCGGCGCGCGTGCCGGTGGCCCGCGTGACCAACCTGGTGCGGACCCTGCAGGGCCTCAAGGCGGCCGGCGTGTTCGTCGTCGGGCTGGACGGCGGCGGGGACGTCTCGATCACCGACCTGCCGTACGCCAACGACCCGCTGGTGCTCGTCGTCGGCTCCGAGGGCAAGGGGCTCTCGCGGCTGGTCCGCGAGCAGTGCGACGCGATCGCGTCGATCCCGATCGCCTCGGCCGTGGAGTCGCTGAACGCCGGAGTGGCCGCAGGCATCGCCCTGTTCGAGGTGGCCCGCCAGCGGTCGAGCTAG
- a CDS encoding D-arabinono-1,4-lactone oxidase: protein MGQPLATRVWRNWARTATATPQRVCHPRDLHELSADVRRAVADGLRVRAVGSGHSFTPVATTDGVHIRVDALDVLERVVSQADGSTHVTVGAGIRLGALNALLAERGLAMRNLGDIDKQTLAGAISTGTHGTGARLGGLATQVVGAELVTATGDVVQTSATQEPELFELARLGLGTVGVLGTVTLEVVPAYRLEAREEPWLLGDVLEQLDGPDGLVEANDHFEFYWFPHTDRTLTKRNNRVADDVELPLPRVRGWLEDEVIANGAFALANSIATLAPSLTRSVNDIATRTISRRRYTAPSASVFVSSRRVRFREMEYALPRDQVAPVLREIVSWIESSGELLPFPLEVRFAAADDLWLSTAHGRDTAYIAVHQYVRLPYARYFDAVERIVAQVDGRPHWGKMHWLEAERLAELYPRFADAQRVRAQADPDGVFSNPYLDRLLGSPRDAG from the coding sequence ATGGGACAACCGCTGGCCACCCGTGTCTGGCGCAACTGGGCGCGCACCGCCACCGCCACCCCGCAGCGCGTCTGCCACCCTCGTGACCTGCACGAACTCTCCGCGGACGTCCGTCGGGCGGTGGCCGACGGGCTGCGCGTACGGGCGGTCGGCAGCGGGCACTCCTTCACCCCGGTGGCCACGACGGACGGCGTGCACATTCGTGTGGACGCCTTGGACGTTCTTGAGCGTGTCGTGTCACAGGCCGACGGCTCGACGCACGTCACGGTCGGCGCCGGCATCCGGCTGGGTGCGCTCAACGCGCTGCTCGCGGAGCGCGGCCTGGCCATGCGCAACCTCGGGGACATCGACAAGCAGACCCTGGCCGGGGCGATCTCGACCGGGACCCACGGCACCGGCGCGCGTCTCGGCGGGCTCGCGACGCAGGTCGTCGGTGCCGAGCTGGTGACGGCGACCGGCGACGTCGTGCAGACCTCCGCGACGCAGGAGCCCGAGCTGTTCGAGCTGGCCCGCCTCGGCCTGGGCACCGTCGGCGTGCTCGGCACCGTGACGCTCGAGGTCGTCCCGGCGTACCGCCTCGAGGCTCGCGAGGAGCCGTGGCTGCTCGGCGACGTCCTGGAGCAGCTCGACGGGCCGGACGGGCTCGTCGAGGCCAACGACCACTTCGAGTTCTACTGGTTCCCGCACACCGACCGCACGCTCACCAAGCGCAACAACCGGGTGGCCGACGACGTCGAGCTGCCGCTGCCCCGGGTGCGCGGGTGGCTGGAGGACGAGGTGATCGCGAACGGCGCCTTCGCGCTGGCCAACTCGATCGCGACCCTGGCGCCGTCGCTCACCCGGTCGGTCAACGACATCGCCACCCGGACGATCAGCCGGCGCCGGTACACCGCGCCGTCCGCCTCCGTCTTCGTCTCGTCACGCCGGGTCCGGTTCCGCGAGATGGAGTACGCACTGCCACGTGACCAGGTGGCGCCGGTGCTGCGCGAGATCGTCTCCTGGATCGAGTCGAGCGGGGAGCTTCTCCCGTTCCCCCTCGAGGTGCGGTTCGCCGCGGCGGACGACCTGTGGCTCTCCACGGCGCACGGTCGCGACACGGCCTACATCGCGGTGCACCAGTACGTCCGGCTGCCGTACGCGCGCTACTTCGACGCGGTCGAGCGGATCGTCGCCCAGGTGGACGGGCGCCCGCACTGGGGCAAGATGCACTGGCTCGAGGCCGAGCGGCTGGCCGAGCTGTACCCGCGGTTCGCCGACGCCCAGCGCGTCCGGGCGCAGGCGGACCCCGACGGGGTCTTCAGCAACCCCTACCTGGACCGGCTGCTGGGCAGTCCGCGCGACGCGGGGTAG
- the cysS gene encoding cysteine--tRNA ligase has translation MTLRLFDTATRTVRDFVPLVPNEVGIYLCGATVQAPPHIGHLRSAIAFDVLVRWLRRTGHRVTLVRNVTDIDDKILAKAADAGEPWWAWATANERAFSAAYDALGVLPPSHEPRATGHVPSMVELMDRLVQTGHAYTTGLGDVWFDVRSYPEYGALTNQRVDDMVPAPDGTVDDSMKRDPRDFALWKAAKPGEPATASWDTPYGRGRPGWHLECSAMAQRYLGESFDIHGGGLDLRFPHHENEQAQSRAAGYGFAQYWLHNGWVTQGGTKMSKSLGNGLLVTAVLAKERPAVLRYAMTAVQYSSMLEWTDDTLREAEATWDRLAGFVERAAEKVGVVDDAEVAAVELPADFVAAMNDDLNVPAALAVVHEHLRTGNSALAVGNLGGTRNVLVKLRAMLDVLGLDPGGSQWRAHGSDARYARALEAVVAAELEARAQARAARDFATSDAIRDRLAAAGIVVEDSPSGARWSLAARADTSEEN, from the coding sequence GTGACCCTGCGCCTCTTCGACACCGCGACCCGGACGGTGCGTGACTTCGTCCCGCTCGTACCGAACGAGGTGGGCATCTACCTGTGCGGTGCCACGGTGCAGGCACCCCCGCACATCGGGCACCTCCGCTCGGCGATCGCGTTCGACGTGCTGGTGCGCTGGCTGCGCCGCACGGGCCACCGCGTGACGCTGGTGCGCAACGTGACCGACATCGACGACAAGATCCTCGCCAAGGCCGCCGACGCGGGGGAGCCGTGGTGGGCCTGGGCGACCGCGAACGAGCGGGCGTTCAGCGCGGCCTACGACGCGCTCGGAGTGCTGCCGCCCAGCCACGAGCCGCGCGCGACGGGCCACGTGCCGTCGATGGTCGAGCTCATGGACCGGCTCGTCCAGACCGGCCACGCCTACACGACCGGCCTCGGCGACGTGTGGTTCGACGTCCGCAGCTACCCCGAGTACGGCGCCCTGACCAACCAGCGGGTGGACGACATGGTGCCCGCGCCGGACGGCACGGTGGACGACTCGATGAAGCGGGACCCCCGCGACTTCGCGCTCTGGAAGGCCGCCAAGCCGGGCGAGCCGGCGACCGCCTCCTGGGACACGCCCTACGGGCGGGGTCGGCCGGGCTGGCACCTCGAGTGCTCGGCGATGGCGCAGCGGTACCTCGGCGAGTCGTTCGACATCCACGGTGGCGGCCTGGACCTGCGGTTCCCGCACCACGAGAACGAGCAGGCGCAGTCGCGGGCGGCCGGCTACGGGTTCGCGCAGTACTGGCTGCACAACGGCTGGGTCACCCAGGGCGGCACCAAGATGAGCAAGTCGCTCGGCAACGGGCTGCTGGTCACCGCGGTGCTCGCCAAGGAGCGGCCGGCCGTGCTGCGGTACGCGATGACGGCGGTCCAGTACAGCTCGATGCTGGAGTGGACCGACGACACCCTGCGCGAGGCCGAGGCCACGTGGGACCGGCTGGCGGGCTTCGTCGAGCGCGCCGCGGAGAAGGTGGGCGTGGTCGACGACGCCGAGGTGGCGGCCGTCGAGCTGCCCGCCGACTTCGTGGCGGCGATGAACGACGACCTCAACGTGCCCGCCGCGCTCGCCGTGGTGCACGAGCACCTGCGCACCGGCAACTCCGCCCTCGCGGTCGGCAACCTCGGCGGGACCCGCAATGTCCTGGTCAAGCTCCGGGCGATGCTCGACGTCCTCGGGCTGGACCCGGGCGGGTCGCAGTGGCGCGCGCACGGGAGCGACGCCCGCTACGCCCGGGCGCTCGAGGCCGTCGTCGCCGCCGAGCTGGAGGCGCGCGCCCAGGCGCGGGCCGCCCGTGACTTCGCCACGTCCGACGCGATCCGCGACCGCCTGGCAGCCGCCGGCATCGTCGTCGAGGACTCACCTTCCGGAGCGCGCTGGTCGCTGGCCGCGCGCGCCGACACTTCTGAGGAGAACTGA